The Natranaerobius trueperi genome segment AACAGTATCAAGGCTTATTAGAAGTAAAAAATATTGGTGAGTCTGTTACTGGAAAAGAGTTATATGCAGTTAGGTTAGGAAATGAAGAGGATAATATACTGATTGAAGGTAGTCATCATGGACGTGAATGGCTCTCAACAAATCTAATCATGACAAAAATTGACCGGTATGCCTATGCTTATGTAACAGGTGAGAAAATTGGTGAATATAATGTACGTGAGATTTTAGATGAGGTTGGGATATGGTTTGTACCAATGGTTAATCCAGACGGTGTTACATTAAACCAAAAAGGTAAAGAAGGAATTCCAGAAGAGTATTGTGAACAAGTTAAAGAACATAATGTAAGATGGGCAAAAGATGATTTTTATTTATGGAAGGCCAATATAAATGGAGTTGATTTAAATAGACAATACCCAGCAGACTGGGAAGAGTCTGACTGTATCGGGACTAGGTATGCAATGAACTATAAAGGAGAAGAGCCTTTATCAGAACCTGAATCACAGGCTATGTATGATTTTACTAAACAAATAGAACCCCTAACAGCTGCATCTTATCATACTAGGGGGCAAGTGATATTTTGGTATTATCATAACAAACATTTAGAACGAGATAGAGCTATAGGTGAGCAGTTAAGTGAAATGACAGGATATCAATTGTATCCCCCACGTTCAGATTACAAAGGGGCTAACTTTAATGATTGGTTTATCCAAGAATTTGATAGACCTGCATATATATTTGAGCTGGTACCTTTTACAGGTAGAGAAGATACTCAAGATTTAGATTACATGGAAGTTGAGTGGAAAAACAATAAAGAAGTAGGACTGTTTTTATCAAAAATTGCAAATGAAAAACTAAAATAATTCCCCTTAAGGGGAATTATTTTAGCCAATTTCAAAAGCTTCAGTTTTTAATAAGGCCATTTCCATAGTAGAAACAATCACCTCATTTGATCTCTAACCTGGTCTCTAAATGTACAACCAATTAAAAAGGAAGATAGATTCGATAAAAGTATGATATACTAGTTATGTATATATTACTAGACTCACCAAGTCTGTTGATGCTTTTTAATATCGCGATTGTAAGTGTGATGTTACTTATTTATCTGCTATTTAAAAAGAACAGGTTATATATATTTGATATTAATAGCATAAAATATTTTAATAGCAAAGAAGAGCAGGGAAAATTTAGTGATGAACAAAACTGATAAAACTTTAATTTCATTAACTATAAGTAATGCTTTAATTATTACAGTTATTGTTCATCAGATTTATCGAATAATTACCCTGCCTTGAATATAACCTTAAATACTCATAAAAAGATAGCTGAAGAAAAAGGGATTGACTGTAATTTTGGAATTAAAGATGACCTAAACGAATGGTACTTTAAATCATGGGATTTAAACGCCATAGTAGGTAATCCTTTAAATAATTCGTTTGAATCAGTATTAAAAAATAATGGAGAAAAATATGTGAGTATTGAGTTATTAGTTAATGAACATGGACATAATCAGATTAATGTTATAAATAATGGTCCAATGATTACACAAAGAGAAAAAGAAGCGATTTTTGAATCTGGTTATACAACAAAAGGTAATGGTAGGGGTTATGGGTTATACATATAAAGAAAATCATTAGAAATTATCATGGTCATATTAGAATAAATTCTAATAAATTTAAAACAGAATTTATTTTAACATTTCCGACAGCTAAAAAGTATTGTTCGTGATAAAAACCTATCGCGGGTATAGATGATGATGTAGTGGAAATACTCGTTGGTAGTAATAGATTATTAGTGAATGGTACGAGCCATGAAATAGATGTACAAGCTAAAATTTTTGATGGAATAATAAACTTCGTATAACATTAGATGGTACATATCATTTAACTTCAACTTTTGAATCTGTGGGAAGTGTTTCATCTTTAGCTAGTAACTGATAGACAAGGTGGAATTTCAGCAGTTAACGGAACCTACTTTAATGCTTATACTAAAGATGATAATGAACGATTTCCCAGAGTAACACACTTTAATGTAGCAGCGTTTTGTGTAGATTTAGGCTTTAATGAAGCAATGGCTTTAGATAGTGGTGCAAGTTCTGGTATATACTATGAATATAATTACCTAACACGACCAGGGCGAGATTATAGTTAATTGAGCTTCAAAAAGGTTAATTCTGTTAAAAGTTTCTGAAACTTTGTCGAATTATTGCGCAATCTGTATCTTAGTGCTATTATTTAGGTAAATGTTATATCAATAACATACATAAGGAGGGGGATGGTTTTTTTATAGTAAGCGTAAGATTTTTATTAAAAAAATAATTGAGTAAATTTAAATTATATTGAGGGGGTATTAAAATGTTTAAAAAACTAACCATGACCTTACTTTCAGGGATGTTATTAGTTTCAATGGTTGCCTGTGATGAAGGGGAAGAAGTCCAAGATACAGGTGAAGTAATAGAATATGATATAGCTGTTGTTGGAGGCGGTGGAGCCGGCCTATCTGCAGCCGTTTCAGCTGCTGAAGAGGGTGCTGAAGTAGTAGTTGTTGAAAAAATGCCAATGTTAGGTGGAAACACCCTTAGAGCAACAGGTGGATTGAATGCTGCTGAAACAACTTTTCAAGATGAAGAGGGGATCGAAGATAGTGTAGATGTTTTCTATGAAGATACTATGACAGGTGGCGGAGAAGAAAATGATCCAGAACTAGTAGAAGTGATGACAGAAAACTCTGCTTCTATTGTAGAGTGGTTAACTGAGTTAGGTGCTGATCTAAGTGATGTTGGAAGTATGGGTGGAGCAAGTAATGCTAGAACTCATAGACCAGCTGGTGGTGAACCGGTAGGACCAGAAGTAGTAACAACTTTAGATGCTGCTGCAGAGGAACAAGGCGTTGATGTTTTACTTGAAACTACAGTTACTGAGATTTTAACTGATGATGAAGGAAAAGCTTCTGGGTTACAAGTTGAAGACGAAGAAGGCGCATTTGAAATAAATGCTGAGAGTGTAATAGTTACAACTGGTGGATTCGGTGGTAACGAAGATATGATTACTGAGTATGATGCTGAACTAGAAGGTTATGCTACTACTAATCATCCGGGAGCTACAGGTAGTGGAATTGAGATTGCACAAGAAATTGGTGTTGATGTAGTTGATATGGACATGATCCAAATTCACCCAACTGTTGTTGAAGAAGGCGGAAACATGATCACAGAAGCTGTTCGAGGTAACGGAGCTATCTTAGTTAATAAAGATGGAGAAAGATTTGTTGATGAATTAGAAACACGAGCAGTAGTTTCTGAGGCTATCTTAAACCAAGAAGGGGAAAGTGCTTTTCTATTCTTTGATGAAAAAGTGAGAGATTCTTTAGGAGCCATAGAAGGATATGTTGATCAAGGTCTTGTAACTAAAGGTGAAAGTATTGAAGAGCTAGCGAACGAGTTAGAAATTCCAGCAGAAGAGCTAGAGGAAACAGTTGAAAAATATAATTCTTTTGTAGAAGAAGAAAATGATGCAGACTTTGAAAGAGAAAATATGGCAATGAATCTTGATGAAGCAAGTTTTTATGCAATTGAAATCACTCCAGCTACTCACCATACTATGGGTGGATTAAATATTAATACTGAAGCTCAAGTAATTGGTGAAGACGGTGAGATCATTCCAGGATTATATGCAGCTGGTGAGTGTACTGGTGGCATTCATGGAAATAATCGTCTTGGTGGAAATGCTTTAACTGATATTACTGTATTTGGTAGAATTGCAGGACAAAATGCTGCTAGTGAACTAGAATAAAGATAAGAGCCCCAATATGTGGGGCTCTTTTTTATGCCTGACTTTCCCAAGTGGGATCTTTTATTGAAGTTCTATTTTCTTTAGCTTTTTGAAGAATTATGATAGCTAGTAGTATTAAACTTCTACCAATTAGTTGATGTATAGTTAAAACAACAGAAATAAAATGAGGATTTAAATTGCTTGACTTCACGAAAAGATCTTAGATGCCAGAAAACACTTTTTACATAAATTGTCTTCACAAATTATAAACGAAAACCAAGTTATAGTCAGTGAAGACCTAAATGTAAGTGATATGAAAAAGAACCATAAACTAGCCAAAGCAATATTAGATGTATCTTGGTCAGAATTTTCAAGACAATTAGAGTATAAAGCTAACTGGTATTAGAACTTATGTCAAAATAGATAGGTTCTTTTTATCAAGCCAACTATGCTCTAGTTTGGAATACAGAAATTGAAAAACTTATAATAAGAGAATGGACTTTACTATAAATGTGGAACCCATCACGATAGGGACATTATGTAGGGTAGGCACTATCCGAATAAACGCCTGTGGAGAATACGATGCATTAAGGTCGGTCTGATAAACAGGAAATTCTAGAGTGATATTTTATAAGAATCATATCTGAAAATAACAAACGATAATAAAATAATAATGATGCAAATATAAATCTAATTGTTAAAAGTTCTAAGACTGATACATTGTAGGAATAGGCGAGTTATGCAAAAATGGTCATTGCATCAAAACCTGTTGTTGACAGAGCGGTAATGAAAACTTCAACTTTGTGATTCATCATAACCTCCCTCTTATCTTTTAATTTTGTTAATTAATCGGACTCGGAGTGTAGAAAGTTGGTAAATAAAGATAACTTGCTAGCTTCGGTGTAGAGTGTTAATTAAATCATACTTTATCCACAGAGATACTTGAAAACTTGTTAATAAATTGCTGTCATTCTTCTTAACTCTATTACTTCTAATATTAATTTCCTCTGCTTTAGCTATCCGCTCTACAAAACGTACTTAAAAACATCGAAAATTATTCAGGTAAGCAAGTTTTGCTCAAATCTGTTTATCTTTTTCTGAAAAAACAACTTCAACTTTTCTATTGAACTTCAAGCCTTCTATTGCAAAATCAACCACTTTACGGCTAATTTTATGATCTTGGTCTTTCATCCATCTGATAGTTAATTAAAGATACGGTTGTTTTTGTTCTTCTGTATTCTTGTTTCATATGATTTAATTGTATATGTTTTTGATTTATAGTACAACTTAAGTTTATTAAAAAAATAGGCTTTCATCCCACGATTGAAATCGTGGGCTTTTTGCCCTAATACTGTAATATAGATATTTTATTTACATAAGTTAAACTGTTTTTAGCAACAAACAAAGTAAAATAATTTACAACAAATTACTATATGTAGTAATTAAAGGTATTTTCCTGAAACTACTTTTATATTCTCATAAATACAGTATAATAGTAGTTGGAATTCTAGTTGACATAAAATAGCCAAACTTAGAATTAGAAAGGAGTTATTTATGAAAAAAATTAAGTTATTAGTTTCATTGGTAGCTGTCGCACTACTGCTTGTGATTAGTGGACCAATGTTTAACGATGAGGATAGTGCACAAGCTTTAGAAAAAGCTGAAATACTCGCTGATACACTAAATGTACGAAGTGGTCCAGGGATAGATCATTCGTTAATTGATCAAGTAAATGCATCAGAAAGTTATTATGTAGTGGACGAGCATACCAATGATGATAATGGTGAGTGGGTTAAGATTAGTCTTTCTGAGAGTACTGAAAAGGAAGGCTGGGTAAGTGCTAACTTTGTTAATAAAATAGAAGATGATGAAGAGACTGAGGTAGATAAGTTAGATAAAGACGAGGAAAAAGCTCAAGAAAACAAAACAAAAGAAATAGAACAACGAAATCTAGCAAAAGAGGTTCAAGAAACTCCTCTTGAAGGTGCTAAGATAGTACTAGACCCTGGTCATGGTGGACATGACCCTGGTGCTGTGGGAC includes the following:
- a CDS encoding M14 family metallopeptidase; its protein translation is MSEKFRPLLILIAIFVFAFSIAFLQGDNPTNEKDIEKAPESDPLDRINPDRIKTIVDPYQTYSFDDLEKDLKKLDKQYQGLLEVKNIGESVTGKELYAVRLGNEEDNILIEGSHHGREWLSTNLIMTKIDRYAYAYVTGEKIGEYNVREILDEVGIWFVPMVNPDGVTLNQKGKEGIPEEYCEQVKEHNVRWAKDDFYLWKANINGVDLNRQYPADWEESDCIGTRYAMNYKGEEPLSEPESQAMYDFTKQIEPLTAASYHTRGQVIFWYYHNKHLERDRAIGEQLSEMTGYQLYPPRSDYKGANFNDWFIQEFDRPAYIFELVPFTGREDTQDLDYMEVEWKNNKEVGLFLSKIANEKLK
- a CDS encoding N-acetylmuramoyl-L-alanine amidase, whose product is MKKIKLLVSLVAVALLLVISGPMFNDEDSAQALEKAEILADTLNVRSGPGIDHSLIDQVNASESYYVVDEHTNDDNGEWVKISLSESTEKEGWVSANFVNKIEDDEETEVDKLDKDEEKAQENKTKEIEQRNLAKEVQETPLEGAKIVLDPGHGGHDPGAVGPTGLTEKEVVVDVGHRTKEELEELGADVHLTREGDEFISLFNRANMANQMGADLFISIHANGALNRKAQGTETYYSSLRNPNDYQLAQSLQDGMVNTLNRQDKGIFDRNFSVLRNAHMPAALVELAYLSNYEEEELMRTDQFRQNAAEGISDGIVDYVENFL
- a CDS encoding ATP-binding protein, with translation MNITLNTHKKIAEEKGIDCNFGIKDDLNEWYFKSWDLNAIVGNPLNNSFESVLKNNGEKYVSIELLVNEHGHNQINVINNGPMITQREKEAIFESGYTTKGNGRGYGLYI
- a CDS encoding flavocytochrome c → MFKKLTMTLLSGMLLVSMVACDEGEEVQDTGEVIEYDIAVVGGGGAGLSAAVSAAEEGAEVVVVEKMPMLGGNTLRATGGLNAAETTFQDEEGIEDSVDVFYEDTMTGGGEENDPELVEVMTENSASIVEWLTELGADLSDVGSMGGASNARTHRPAGGEPVGPEVVTTLDAAAEEQGVDVLLETTVTEILTDDEGKASGLQVEDEEGAFEINAESVIVTTGGFGGNEDMITEYDAELEGYATTNHPGATGSGIEIAQEIGVDVVDMDMIQIHPTVVEEGGNMITEAVRGNGAILVNKDGERFVDELETRAVVSEAILNQEGESAFLFFDEKVRDSLGAIEGYVDQGLVTKGESIEELANELEIPAEELEETVEKYNSFVEEENDADFERENMAMNLDEASFYAIEITPATHHTMGGLNINTEAQVIGEDGEIIPGLYAAGECTGGIHGNNRLGGNALTDITVFGRIAGQNAASELE